One window from the genome of Fibrobacter sp. encodes:
- a CDS encoding Ig-like domain-containing protein has protein sequence MKFRRSTLALAVFPLLASIGFIACATQVAPSGGPEDKLPPRIAAVYPAPKTTNHPEELYVKLEFDEWINGSVPRGAVSISPPIDGKMKFKVSGHTLELYSRALLDTGTTYTVTFAGGIKDLHGNALAKPFHVVFSTGDHIDSLSVTGRVLVNDSMARKKTFPSIGLFLMGADREGRRYLEKYRDTVSKQLDSIPMLTKEPPLFVTRADSAGNFTLTGLKPGRYRVVAFADENGNQKIEPASELAGVWTSDLVLTEESTDTLWVPLTDHDTSALELESVTQPYAHVLEANFSRPVFFDSAFADTLNCSLTYPDGKVAHPHYVYMGASGKKPQFYFDSIPKPDVAYKFACKTAKDSLFRELDPKHAEVEWSWVEKAADTLAPTISNTKLLSMAKSVFPGDTLVIAFNKPVDSLENSFHIVLNKDTTEIEMKRLDPIRFMAVPASPWPTDAAIDFLRGYKDTTLAKADSNGVRDTVIQLKYNKLLRFETVPKIKFASLKGTLKRANPGVTVRLLSLDTKRYYFTKCDINGKFAFDNLMEGKYFIDYYYAENGRNTPDGGSLSPFRFGKPWRAPGDTVRVSNGENDIEKLLPDMPALP, from the coding sequence ATGAAGTTCCGCCGCTCTACACTTGCTCTTGCTGTTTTCCCGCTGCTTGCCAGCATCGGGTTTATCGCCTGCGCGACGCAGGTGGCTCCGAGCGGAGGGCCCGAAGACAAGCTCCCGCCGCGCATTGCGGCTGTCTATCCGGCCCCGAAGACGACGAACCATCCCGAAGAACTTTATGTGAAGCTGGAATTCGACGAGTGGATTAACGGCTCCGTCCCGCGCGGCGCGGTTTCCATTTCGCCTCCGATAGACGGGAAGATGAAGTTCAAGGTGAGCGGCCATACGCTGGAACTTTACTCGAGGGCGCTCCTGGATACGGGAACGACCTATACGGTGACTTTTGCGGGCGGCATCAAGGACCTGCACGGCAACGCGCTCGCCAAGCCGTTCCACGTGGTGTTCTCGACGGGCGACCACATCGATTCCCTTTCAGTCACGGGCCGCGTGCTGGTGAACGATTCCATGGCCCGCAAGAAGACGTTCCCGAGCATCGGGTTGTTCTTGATGGGCGCCGACCGCGAAGGCCGCAGGTACCTGGAAAAGTACCGCGATACGGTCAGCAAGCAGCTCGATTCCATCCCGATGCTCACGAAGGAGCCTCCGCTGTTCGTGACGCGCGCCGACAGCGCAGGCAATTTCACGTTGACCGGTCTCAAGCCCGGGCGCTATCGCGTCGTCGCTTTTGCTGACGAGAACGGCAACCAAAAAATTGAGCCCGCATCAGAACTGGCGGGTGTATGGACGAGCGACCTTGTGCTTACCGAGGAGAGTACGGATACGCTCTGGGTGCCCCTGACGGACCATGATACTTCGGCCCTGGAACTGGAATCGGTTACGCAGCCCTATGCCCACGTGCTCGAGGCGAATTTCTCGCGTCCGGTATTCTTCGATTCCGCATTCGCCGATACGCTCAACTGCTCGCTCACTTATCCCGATGGGAAGGTGGCTCACCCGCATTATGTGTACATGGGCGCTTCCGGTAAAAAGCCGCAGTTCTATTTCGATTCTATCCCCAAGCCGGATGTTGCATACAAGTTTGCATGTAAAACGGCGAAGGATTCCCTGTTCAGGGAACTTGACCCGAAGCATGCCGAAGTGGAGTGGAGTTGGGTGGAAAAGGCGGCCGATACGCTCGCGCCTACAATTTCGAATACGAAACTTTTGTCGATGGCGAAGTCCGTTTTCCCGGGCGATACGCTGGTAATCGCTTTCAACAAGCCCGTGGATTCGCTCGAGAACAGTTTCCATATCGTGCTGAACAAGGATACGACCGAAATAGAGATGAAGCGTCTCGACCCGATTCGCTTCATGGCGGTGCCCGCTTCCCCTTGGCCCACGGATGCTGCTATAGACTTCTTGCGCGGCTATAAGGATACGACGCTCGCCAAAGCCGACAGCAACGGTGTACGCGACACTGTTATACAATTGAAATACAACAAGTTGCTGCGTTTCGAGACGGTGCCGAAAATAAAGTTTGCTTCGCTGAAGGGAACTCTGAAGCGCGCGAATCCAGGCGTCACCGTGCGCCTGCTCTCGCTCGATACCAAGCGCTACTATTTTACGAAGTGCGATATCAACGGAAAGTTCGCGTTTGACAACCTGATGGAAGGCAAGTACTTCATCGATTATTACTATGCGGAAAACGGCAGGAATACGCCCGACGGCGGCTCCCTTTCTCCGTTCCGCTTCGGAAAGCCCTGGCGCGCCCCGGGCGATACGGTTCGAGTTTCTAACGGTGAAAACGATATAGAAAAGCTGCTGCCGGATATGCCGGCGCTGCCATGA
- the lepB gene encoding signal peptidase I has product MDQTPKKFSIVKFLKALSREIIVPIILALVVIQYVIQAFQIPSGSMEDSLHTGDFLLGLKFTYGSPIPFSNQHFPGYTQPKPGDVVIFRYPGEPEYPDNNPARYTHLFNALMFGNYYWDHEPEEGQPHLVHYADGPKDYIKRCVGVSGDTLAVHKGKLFINGVRQDSLPGRGKWTASFRTKSSPRDEREEFVIPSVGDTLDIASQSLERLWWVRSIIQQENPDSRVELDITLLKDGVEDNNYEFENFRVPVESDRGMLLNAMFTRNRIVLQQRLTQGDTVGAPMNFSYFRELSRIGFLPLIDPHMKGGFSRQVSYVSFEGSVLGDLEGNVAMLNAPAASADSAVADSSADSLAVASVETAPDSAAPAGHHFEIRRRLLVDGKPIENYVVKTPLFFMMGDNRDNSADSRYWGFVNLRNIRAKAFVIYFSFENDDQAFSLGNPLTWWRIPFRIRWSRIGKIIPLID; this is encoded by the coding sequence ATGGATCAGACACCGAAAAAGTTCTCGATTGTGAAATTTCTCAAGGCGCTTTCGCGGGAAATCATCGTTCCCATTATACTTGCACTTGTCGTCATACAGTATGTGATACAGGCCTTCCAGATCCCGAGCGGATCCATGGAAGACTCGCTCCATACCGGCGACTTTCTGCTGGGGCTCAAGTTTACCTACGGCTCCCCGATTCCGTTTTCGAACCAACATTTCCCCGGCTATACCCAGCCCAAGCCCGGCGACGTGGTGATATTCCGTTACCCGGGGGAGCCTGAGTATCCCGACAACAATCCCGCGCGTTACACGCACTTGTTCAATGCGCTGATGTTCGGGAACTACTACTGGGACCACGAACCCGAAGAAGGCCAACCGCACTTGGTTCACTATGCGGACGGCCCGAAGGACTACATCAAGCGCTGCGTCGGCGTGAGCGGCGATACGCTTGCGGTCCACAAGGGCAAACTCTTTATCAATGGCGTGCGCCAGGATTCGCTTCCCGGGCGCGGCAAGTGGACGGCGTCGTTCCGTACGAAGTCTTCTCCGAGAGACGAGCGCGAAGAGTTCGTGATACCGAGCGTGGGTGACACGCTTGACATTGCATCGCAGTCGCTCGAACGCCTTTGGTGGGTGCGCTCCATCATCCAGCAGGAAAATCCGGACAGCCGCGTGGAACTGGATATCACCCTCCTGAAGGACGGTGTCGAGGACAACAACTACGAATTTGAAAACTTCAGGGTTCCCGTGGAAAGCGACCGCGGCATGCTGCTGAATGCCATGTTCACGAGGAACCGTATCGTGTTGCAGCAGAGGCTCACGCAGGGTGATACCGTGGGCGCCCCGATGAACTTCTCCTACTTCCGCGAACTTTCGAGAATCGGATTCCTGCCGCTTATCGATCCGCACATGAAGGGCGGGTTCTCGCGCCAGGTGAGCTACGTGAGCTTCGAAGGCTCCGTGCTGGGCGACCTCGAAGGAAATGTCGCTATGCTCAATGCGCCTGCCGCTTCCGCCGATTCTGCTGTTGCCGACAGTTCCGCCGATTCCCTCGCTGTGGCCTCGGTGGAAACCGCTCCGGATAGCGCTGCGCCGGCCGGTCACCATTTCGAAATTCGCCGTCGCCTGCTCGTGGACGGCAAGCCGATTGAAAACTACGTCGTGAAGACTCCGCTGTTCTTCATGATGGGAGACAACCGCGACAATTCTGCGGACAGCCGCTACTGGGGTTTCGTGAACCTGAGGAACATCCGCGCCAAGGCGTTCGTGATTTACTTCTCCTTCGAGAACGACGACCAGGCATTCAGCCTGGGCAATCCCCTTACCTGGTGGCGCATCCCCTTCAGGATCCGCTGGTCCCGCATAGGCAAGATTATTCCGCTGATTGACTGA